A region of the Candidatus Methylomirabilis oxygeniifera genome:
TCATGGTGATCGCCGTGCTGGGCCGGGTGGTGAGCGGACTGCCCACTGAGCTGATCACCGGGCGGATCCTTCCTGGCGCTGCTGTCTCAATTCTGATCGGCAACCTCCTCTATGCCTGGCAGGCGAGGCGGCTGATGCGTGAGAGCGGCCGGACCGATGTGACCGCTCTGCCTTATGGCATCAATACCCCAAGCCTCCTCGCTTTCCTGTTCCTGATTATGGGACCGGTCTATCAGGAGACCGGCAATCCTACCTTGGCGTGGCAGGCCGGGTTGCTGGCCTGCCTGCTCAGCGGTATCATGGAGACGGCGGGAGCTTTTATTGGGGACTGGATGAGACGCCATACGCCACGGGCAGCGCTCCTGTCGGCGCTTGCGGGTGTGGCGATCACCTTCATCGCTATGGGTTTCACCTTCCAAATCTTTGCCGTCCCCGCAATCGCGCTGCTCCCGATGCTGATGATCCTGATCTCATATGCCTCGCATGTCCGCCTGCCGCTCGGAATACCCGGAGGGCTGGCCGCTGTCCTCGTCGGCACCGGTCTGGCGTGGATCTTGCGCGCGGCGGGTTTCGCGTATTTCCAGCCCTCAGTAGAGCCCTATCGTCTGGCCCTCTACCCCCCTATTCCGGCAGTGGGAGAGCTCCTTGCCGTACTGCAAGGGCCGATGGGATGGCGGTTCCTCTCGGTCATTGTCCCGATGGGACTGTTCAACGTCATCGGCTCACTCCAGAACCTGGAGAGCGCAGAGGCGGCCGGTGATCGATACCCGACGCGATCGTCGCTCCTGATCAACGGTATCGGCAGTGTGACCGCAGCCCTGTTCGGCAGCGCCTTCCCGACGACGATCTATATCGGGCATCCGGGCTGGAAGGCGATGGGCGCCAGGGCGGGCTACTCGATCCTGAACGGGACGGTCATTGCGGCCCTGTGCCTGCTCGGAGGGGTGACTCTGATCCTCCAGTATATTCCGATCGAGGCGACCCTTGGCATCCTGGTGTGGATCGGGATCATCATCACGGCCCAAGCCTTCCAGGAGGTACCGAAA
Encoded here:
- a CDS encoding conserved membrane protein of unknown function (Evidence 4 : Homologs of previously reported genes of unknown function) gives rise to the protein MKYRWFVRGDIDGFFGLFIDNLLQLMVIAVLGRVVSGLPTELITGRILPGAAVSILIGNLLYAWQARRLMRESGRTDVTALPYGINTPSLLAFLFLIMGPVYQETGNPTLAWQAGLLACLLSGIMETAGAFIGDWMRRHTPRAALLSALAGVAITFIAMGFTFQIFAVPAIALLPMLMILISYASHVRLPLGIPGGLAAVLVGTGLAWILRAAGFAYFQPSVEPYRLALYPPIPAVGELLAVLQGPMGWRFLSVIVPMGLFNVIGSLQNLESAEAAGDRYPTRSSLLINGIGSVTAALFGSAFPTTIYIGHPGWKAMGARAGYSILNGTVIAALCLLGGVTLILQYIPIEATLGILVWIGIIITAQAFQEVPKRHALAVAFGLVPSLAAWALTVIETSVQKAGRTLFEVAPAFGRDLHIYGVISLSQGFLLSSMILSAMLVAVIEREFLKAVVWAAIAAGLSMIGLIHAYDLVPSGVQNRFGIAAAPEFALMYGLGGLFLLMLHLNENRRCP